TATTATACCTTTTTTGCTGTAGTTGCGTATTTAAATTTGAGATGGATTTTTGTTTTTCCTATTATTGTTTTAGAAGAAAAACCATTTCGCACAGCTGCACGTAAGAGTGCAAAGTTGGTAAAAGAAAGTTTGTTTAAAGTCTTATTCTTTTTAGTCGGACTTTTTATCTCGATAGGGATTATGTTCGTTTTATTTATGGGTCTGTACTTATTACTTTTATGGTGCGTGTATGAATTTACGAATCCAAAAGGAACATTTGCTTTATTAGCGGAATCTACCCTATCTGTATTTTTGACGAGTACATTATATTTATTTAGTTTTATTGTAACGCCGTTTTATATTATGGCATTGACAAGACTTTATTTACAAAAGGTTCCAGTTGAAGATGTTTTATTAGAAGAAGGCTTAGATTATTCCAAAACAAAAGCAGATAAATGTTTTTTTAAAAAGCATCGTTTGAAGTTTATTGGTGTATATATTGTTGGTATTTTCACCGTGGGCGTGGTTGTTGCTTTTATTGTGACGTTTATTACGAATTCATATAAAGAACCCGTTATTATGGCGCATCGTGGATATGTTTCCAAAGGAGTAGAGAATACGAAAGAGGCCTTGCAAGGTGCGATTGATGCAAAAGCAGAGTATGCTGAAATTGATGTGTTGCAAACAAAAGATGGTGAATTGGCAGTGATACATGATTTGAACTTAAAGCGTCTTGCAAATGCCAATGTACAAGTATCGGATTTGACGATGGATGAGCTTCGAAAGCTTACTCTTCATCAAGATGGATTCACGGGAAGAATTAGTACACTTGATGAGATGATTAAGCTTGCGAAAAACAAGATAAAACTCAATATAGAAGTGAAATTGCACGGAAATGAAAAAGATTTTGTAAAGAAAGTATTGAAAACAATAAAGGAAAATGACTTTGAAAAACAATGTGTCATTCAAACATTGCATTATCCGCTCATTAAAGAATTTAAACGTGCAAATCCAAACATAAAGGTAGGATATATTTTATATGCAAGTAGAGCAAATTTAAAATACGTTCAAGCAGATTTTTATGTTGCAGAAGAATATATGTTAAATAAAAGCTTAGTAAAAGCAGCACGAAAGTTAAATAAGCCAATTTATGTATGGACTGTAAATGATATGGAAAGCTTTAAAAAATATTATAAGCTTAATGTCGATGGGATTGTTACAGACTACCCTGTGGATGCACAAGAAGCCGTTAAAATAATGAAAGAGCAAGAAGAAAGTGAAACAGATGTGTTTGATAAGATTACAGAAACAACGGAAGATTTATTTTCAAAGTTATTCATAGGTTATCCAGCTGCCGGTTAAATATCGGTAGCTATTTTTATTATATAAGTACAAATTGAAAAACCGACATAAAATCTAATTTTTAGGTGGGAGAGGAGGGCATTCGGCTATGCATAGAAGCGGTCAGAGACTTTTTTAGCCTCATGTCGTGTGAAACCAAAAGGATAAAACAAATGGAGATCTCTTTTTAGTTTCATAGCCGTAACTTATATGTCGGAAAATCAAAATG
This sequence is a window from Bacillus pseudomycoides DSM 12442. Protein-coding genes within it:
- a CDS encoding glycerophosphoryl diester phosphodiesterase membrane domain-containing protein yields the protein MLHRKRLSIPGVMKHSFQTVQFAFWNVLAFQLVYKLLAAIVFIPLFGMIFNKLLYWGGYANATNDELLAFLKTPYGIAAIFILSILALFLIFTEFAVLIIISYFAHKRQRVKLRPILYKTVTYLPSLFTYCLPGFILYAVILLPLLSVGYKSALIPEIQIPNFITGELFKTTMGQVGYYTFFAVVAYLNLRWIFVFPIIVLEEKPFRTAARKSAKLVKESLFKVLFFLVGLFISIGIMFVLFMGLYLLLLWCVYEFTNPKGTFALLAESTLSVFLTSTLYLFSFIVTPFYIMALTRLYLQKVPVEDVLLEEGLDYSKTKADKCFFKKHRLKFIGVYIVGIFTVGVVVAFIVTFITNSYKEPVIMAHRGYVSKGVENTKEALQGAIDAKAEYAEIDVLQTKDGELAVIHDLNLKRLANANVQVSDLTMDELRKLTLHQDGFTGRISTLDEMIKLAKNKIKLNIEVKLHGNEKDFVKKVLKTIKENDFEKQCVIQTLHYPLIKEFKRANPNIKVGYILYASRANLKYVQADFYVAEEYMLNKSLVKAARKLNKPIYVWTVNDMESFKKYYKLNVDGIVTDYPVDAQEAVKIMKEQEESETDVFDKITETTEDLFSKLFIGYPAAG